Proteins from a genomic interval of Colletes latitarsis isolate SP2378_abdomen chromosome 3, iyColLati1, whole genome shotgun sequence:
- the LOC143352141 gene encoding INO80 complex subunit C-like isoform X4, whose translation MVSEEVAEFNKKLQPVFKNPIFQQKFRPTSTAGKKRTWRSLKQVLAQERALPWPVDVVHYSSINAPPSFRPAKKYSDISGLPARYTDPQTKLYYATAEEFATVRSLPMDITAGYLALRGASSIVG comes from the exons ATGGTGAGCGAGGAAGTTGCGGAATTTAACAAGAAACTACAACCAGTTTTCAAAAACCCAATTTTTCAACAGAAATTTCGACCTACTAGTACTGCTGGAAAGAAACGAACGTGGCGTTCTTTAAAGCAAGTGTTGGCTCAGGAACGTGCGTTACCATGGCCAGTCGACGTAGTACATT ATAGTTCTATTAATGCACCGCCAAGCTTCAGACCAGCAAAAAAGTATTCAGATATTTCTGGATTACCC GCACGATATACAGATCCACAGACTAAATTATACTATGCAACTGCTGAAGAATTTGCAACAGTTCGAAGTCTACCAATGGATATAACTGCCGGATATCTAGCGTTACGCGGCGCTTCCAGTATTGTTGGATAA
- the LOC143352141 gene encoding uncharacterized protein LOC143352141 isoform X1, producing MFEVPTFNVDKFVHTLIQNLGLRIQSPVYKNFNKITFNKYVDRACRINQQLFYTIERIRDINIKQNLDFSNEKDIQYYIEKHTRLFDKFASLSNTWISKSHLKNLNVRILQKVKARRTNFENTKKVEAKILNKKIFCKKKAQNNLSNKLDELKKNLLSPTLCSETSINLHNYKRSKCRKAPISKNPNIVCHDKNCKDNISKIKNNNQKVSVRHNLSNNLINVAKTKTEMAEGFLYLHTKDIESIKRKVHVTLYITKNESYDHDIKDQIQYNQLLCQHAILCLIEPSKKAFVLFEDDLSIIIQKYLSQGYKYHFEFQRNSQEYCTALLILSQWAKVLVKHLNTTMMLTISGILGCDVQEVLVLDSPEEKLL from the exons ATGTTTGAAGTGCCAACGTTCAACGTAGACAAATTTGTACATACATTAATCCAAAATTTAGGTTTAAGAATTCAATCTCcagtttataaaaattttaacaaaataaccTTTAATAAATATGTAGACAGAGCTTGTAGAATCAACCAACAATTATTTTATACCATAGAAAGAATCAGAGACATTAATATAAAACAGAATTTGGATTTTTCCAATGAGAAAGACATACAATACTATATAGAAAAACATACTAGACTTTTTGATAAGTTTGCTTCTTTGAGCAATACATGGATATCAAAGTCTCATTTGAAAAATCTTAATGTAAGAATTCTTCAAAAAGTTAAGGCAAGAAGAACAAATTTTGAAAACACAAAAAAAGTGGaagctaaaatattaaataaaaagatattttgcaaaaaaaaagCACAAAACAATTTAAGTAATAAGTTGGATgaattaaaaaagaatttattgTCACCAACATTATGCTCAGAAACATCCATTAACCTACATAATTATAAAAGAAGTAAATGTAGGAAAGCTCCTATATCTAAAAATCCTAACATAGTTTGTCATGATAAAAACTGCAAagataatatttcaaaaataaagaACAATAATCAGAAAGTTTCTGTCAGGCATAATTTGTCAAATAATCTAATAAATGTTGCAAAAACAAAAACAGAAATGGCTGAAGGATTCTTATATTTACATACAAAAGATATAGAAAGTATAAAGAGAAAAGTTCATGTTACTCTTTATATAACAAAG AATGAAAGTTATGATCATGATATAAAAGATCAAATACAATACAACCAATTGCTTTGCCAACATGCAATTCTGTGTCTGATTGAGCCTAGCAAAAAGGCTTTTGTTTTATTTGAGGATGATTTGTCAATTATTATCCAGAAATATTTATCTCAAGGATACAAATATCATTTTGAATTTCAGag AAATTCACAAGAAtactgtaccgcattacttattTTGAGTCAGTGGGCCAAAGTTTTAGTTAAACATTTGAATACAACAATGATGCTTACAATTTCTGGTATACTGGGATGTGATGTACAAGAAGTATTAGTTCTAGATAGTCCGGAAGAAAAGTTATTATAA
- the LOC143352141 gene encoding uncharacterized protein LOC143352141 isoform X3: MFEVPTFNVDKFVHTLIQNLGLRIQSPVYKNFNKITFNKYVDRACRINQQLFYTIERIRDINIKQNLDFSNEKDIQYYIEKHTRLFDKFASLSNTWISKSHLKNLNVRILQKVKARRTNFENTKKVEAKILNKKIFCKKKAQNNLSNKLDELKKNLLSPTLCSETSINLHNYKRSKCRKAPISKNPNIVCHDKNCKDNISKIKNNNQKVSVRHNLSNNLINVAKTKTEMAEGFLYLHTKDIESIKRKVHVTLYITKNESYDHDIKDQIQYNQLLCQHAILCLIEPSKKAFVLFEDDLSIIIQKYLSQGYKYHFEFQRYNERW; this comes from the exons ATGTTTGAAGTGCCAACGTTCAACGTAGACAAATTTGTACATACATTAATCCAAAATTTAGGTTTAAGAATTCAATCTCcagtttataaaaattttaacaaaataaccTTTAATAAATATGTAGACAGAGCTTGTAGAATCAACCAACAATTATTTTATACCATAGAAAGAATCAGAGACATTAATATAAAACAGAATTTGGATTTTTCCAATGAGAAAGACATACAATACTATATAGAAAAACATACTAGACTTTTTGATAAGTTTGCTTCTTTGAGCAATACATGGATATCAAAGTCTCATTTGAAAAATCTTAATGTAAGAATTCTTCAAAAAGTTAAGGCAAGAAGAACAAATTTTGAAAACACAAAAAAAGTGGaagctaaaatattaaataaaaagatattttgcaaaaaaaaagCACAAAACAATTTAAGTAATAAGTTGGATgaattaaaaaagaatttattgTCACCAACATTATGCTCAGAAACATCCATTAACCTACATAATTATAAAAGAAGTAAATGTAGGAAAGCTCCTATATCTAAAAATCCTAACATAGTTTGTCATGATAAAAACTGCAAagataatatttcaaaaataaagaACAATAATCAGAAAGTTTCTGTCAGGCATAATTTGTCAAATAATCTAATAAATGTTGCAAAAACAAAAACAGAAATGGCTGAAGGATTCTTATATTTACATACAAAAGATATAGAAAGTATAAAGAGAAAAGTTCATGTTACTCTTTATATAACAAAG AATGAAAGTTATGATCATGATATAAAAGATCAAATACAATACAACCAATTGCTTTGCCAACATGCAATTCTGTGTCTGATTGAGCCTAGCAAAAAGGCTTTTGTTTTATTTGAGGATGATTTGTCAATTATTATCCAGAAATATTTATCTCAAGGATACAAATATCATTTTGAATTTCAGag GTATAATGAAAGATGGTGA
- the P23 gene encoding cytosolic prostaglandin E synthase, with amino-acid sequence MTQTGPYPPPPVMWAQRKDVLYLTICLEDCKDPLFEIEPLMIHFKGVGGTEKKMHEVRINLYKEIDISKTEQHLTDRIFELILTKKELGPYWPRLTKEKTRVHWLKSDFNKWKDEDDSDNEIYTGGNQNLEEMMRQMGGLGSVDNKPDFNDLYGLGEDAEATDSDDDDLPDLVD; translated from the exons ATGACTCAAACAGGCCC ATACCCTCCTCCACCTGTTATGTGGGCCCAAAGGAAAGATGTTTTGTATCTTACTATCTGTCTAGAAGATTGCAAGGATCCTCTTTTTGAAATTGAACCGTTAATGATACATTTTAAAGGAGTAGGaggaacagaaaaaaaaatgcATGAAGTTAGAATTAACCTGTATAAAGAAATTGATATAAGCAAAACAGAACAACACTTAACGGATAGAATTTTTGAGTTAATTCTCACTAAAAAAGAATTGGGACCATACTGGCCAAGATTAACAAAGGAAAAAACAAGAGTTCATTGGTTGAAAAGTGATTTTAATAAGTGGAAGGATGAAGATGATAGCGACAATGAGATTTACACGGGAGGAAATCAGAATTTGGAAGAA ATGATGCGACAGATGGGTGGCTTAGGTTCAGTGGACAATAAACCAGACTTCAATGATTTATATGGTTTAGGAGAAGACGCTGAAGCAACAGACAGCGACGACGACGATTTACCTGATCTGGTTGATTGA
- the LOC143352141 gene encoding uncharacterized protein LOC143352141 isoform X2, which translates to MFQISDEVQATLFRSIDERIRDINIKQNLDFSNEKDIQYYIEKHTRLFDKFASLSNTWISKSHLKNLNVRILQKVKARRTNFENTKKVEAKILNKKIFCKKKAQNNLSNKLDELKKNLLSPTLCSETSINLHNYKRSKCRKAPISKNPNIVCHDKNCKDNISKIKNNNQKVSVRHNLSNNLINVAKTKTEMAEGFLYLHTKDIESIKRKVHVTLYITKNESYDHDIKDQIQYNQLLCQHAILCLIEPSKKAFVLFEDDLSIIIQKYLSQGYKYHFEFQRNSQEYCTALLILSQWAKVLVKHLNTTMMLTISGILGCDVQEVLVLDSPEEKLL; encoded by the exons ATGTTTCAAATTAGCGACGAAGTCCAAGCaacgttgtttcgatctatCGATG AAAGAATCAGAGACATTAATATAAAACAGAATTTGGATTTTTCCAATGAGAAAGACATACAATACTATATAGAAAAACATACTAGACTTTTTGATAAGTTTGCTTCTTTGAGCAATACATGGATATCAAAGTCTCATTTGAAAAATCTTAATGTAAGAATTCTTCAAAAAGTTAAGGCAAGAAGAACAAATTTTGAAAACACAAAAAAAGTGGaagctaaaatattaaataaaaagatattttgcaaaaaaaaagCACAAAACAATTTAAGTAATAAGTTGGATgaattaaaaaagaatttattgTCACCAACATTATGCTCAGAAACATCCATTAACCTACATAATTATAAAAGAAGTAAATGTAGGAAAGCTCCTATATCTAAAAATCCTAACATAGTTTGTCATGATAAAAACTGCAAagataatatttcaaaaataaagaACAATAATCAGAAAGTTTCTGTCAGGCATAATTTGTCAAATAATCTAATAAATGTTGCAAAAACAAAAACAGAAATGGCTGAAGGATTCTTATATTTACATACAAAAGATATAGAAAGTATAAAGAGAAAAGTTCATGTTACTCTTTATATAACAAAG AATGAAAGTTATGATCATGATATAAAAGATCAAATACAATACAACCAATTGCTTTGCCAACATGCAATTCTGTGTCTGATTGAGCCTAGCAAAAAGGCTTTTGTTTTATTTGAGGATGATTTGTCAATTATTATCCAGAAATATTTATCTCAAGGATACAAATATCATTTTGAATTTCAGag AAATTCACAAGAAtactgtaccgcattacttattTTGAGTCAGTGGGCCAAAGTTTTAGTTAAACATTTGAATACAACAATGATGCTTACAATTTCTGGTATACTGGGATGTGATGTACAAGAAGTATTAGTTCTAGATAGTCCGGAAGAAAAGTTATTATAA